From the Synechococcus sp. HK01-R genome, one window contains:
- the uvrA gene encoding excinuclease ABC subunit UvrA, whose amino-acid sequence MKAAVPVNLSGGSLEDVIRVRGARQHNLKNVDVTIPRNKLVVFTGVSGSGKSSLAFDTIFAEGQRRYVESLSAYARQFLGQVDKPDVDAIEGLSPAISIDQKSTSHNPRSTVGTVTEIQDYLRLLFGRAGEPHCPQCDRPIRPQTIDEMVDQILTLPEGTRYQLLSPVVRGKKGTHSKLISGLAAEGFARVRINGEVRELSDNIELDKNHSHSIDVVVDRLVAREGIQERLTDSLRTALKRGDGLAVVEVVPKKDEELPDGMERERLYSENFACPEHGAVFEELSPRLFSFNSPYGACEDCHGIGHLRKFTPERVVPDPSLPVYAAVAPWAEKDNSYYFSLLYSVGEAFGFEIKTPWQELNDDQRDVLLNGSHEPILIQADSRYRKSAGYQRPFEGILPILERQLRDASGEAQRQKLEKYLELVPCATCAGQRLRPEALAVRVGPFRITELTAVSVGQTLERIERLMGVGAADGDEPLLSSRQIQIGDLVLREIRMRLRFLLDVGLDYLSLDRPAMTLSGGEAQRIRLATQIGAGLTGVLYVLDEPSIGLHQRDNDRLLATLERLRDLGNTLVVVEHDEDTIRAADHLVDIGPGAGVHGGHIVAEGSLDDLLSAEQSLTGAYLSGRRSIPTPAERRNAGSRSLKLLDCARNNLKGLSVEFPLGRLVSVTGVSGSGKSTLVNELLHPALEHGLGHKVPFPQGLGELRGLKSIDKVIVIDQSPIGRTPRSNPATYTGAFDPIRQVFAATVEAKARGYQVGQFSFNVKGGRCEACRGQGVNVIEMNFLPDVYVQCDVCKGARFNRETLQVTYKGHTIADVLEMTVEQAADVFSAIPQAADRLRTLVDVGLGYVKLGQPAPTLSGGEAQRVKLATELSRRATGKTLYLIDEPTTGLSFYDVHKLMDVMQRLVDKGNSIICIEHNLDVIRCSDWIIDLGPEGGDKGGQIVACGTPEEVAQHPSSHTGRYLRKVLEQHPAQEMATAA is encoded by the coding sequence ATGAAGGCTGCGGTTCCGGTCAACCTCAGCGGCGGCTCTCTCGAGGACGTGATCCGTGTGCGCGGCGCCCGTCAGCACAACCTCAAGAACGTCGACGTCACGATTCCGCGCAACAAGCTGGTGGTGTTCACCGGTGTGAGCGGAAGCGGCAAGAGCTCTCTGGCTTTTGACACGATCTTTGCGGAAGGACAGCGCCGTTACGTCGAGAGCCTGTCCGCCTACGCCCGGCAGTTCCTCGGTCAGGTGGATAAGCCCGACGTCGATGCGATCGAGGGGCTTTCGCCAGCAATCTCGATTGATCAGAAATCCACCAGCCACAACCCTCGCTCCACGGTGGGCACGGTTACGGAGATCCAGGACTATCTGCGTCTGCTGTTCGGTCGTGCCGGTGAACCTCACTGTCCCCAGTGCGATCGACCGATCCGCCCTCAGACCATCGACGAAATGGTCGATCAGATCCTCACCCTCCCGGAGGGCACCCGCTATCAGCTGCTCTCTCCAGTGGTGCGCGGCAAGAAGGGCACCCACAGCAAGCTGATCAGTGGCCTTGCGGCCGAGGGCTTTGCACGGGTTCGCATCAATGGTGAGGTGCGCGAGCTCTCCGACAACATCGAACTCGACAAGAACCACAGCCACAGCATTGATGTGGTGGTGGACCGTTTGGTGGCCCGTGAGGGGATCCAGGAGCGTCTTACCGACTCACTGCGCACGGCCCTCAAACGTGGAGATGGCCTCGCGGTGGTGGAGGTGGTGCCCAAGAAGGACGAGGAGCTTCCTGATGGCATGGAACGGGAGCGGCTCTACTCCGAGAACTTCGCTTGTCCGGAACACGGCGCTGTGTTTGAGGAGCTTTCGCCCCGCCTGTTCTCCTTCAACAGTCCCTACGGCGCGTGCGAGGACTGCCACGGCATCGGACACCTGCGCAAATTCACCCCGGAGCGGGTGGTGCCCGATCCCTCACTGCCGGTGTATGCCGCCGTTGCTCCTTGGGCAGAGAAGGACAACAGCTATTACTTCTCCCTTCTCTATTCAGTCGGGGAGGCCTTCGGGTTTGAGATCAAAACCCCCTGGCAGGAGCTCAATGACGACCAACGGGATGTGCTGCTCAACGGCAGCCACGAGCCGATCCTGATCCAGGCCGACAGCCGCTATCGCAAGAGCGCCGGCTACCAGAGGCCCTTCGAGGGGATCCTGCCAATCCTTGAGCGTCAGCTGCGGGATGCCAGTGGCGAGGCCCAACGTCAGAAGTTGGAGAAATATCTCGAGCTGGTGCCTTGCGCGACTTGCGCTGGTCAACGGCTGCGTCCGGAGGCTCTGGCGGTGCGCGTGGGTCCGTTCCGGATCACTGAGCTGACCGCTGTGAGCGTTGGTCAAACCCTGGAACGCATTGAACGACTCATGGGTGTCGGCGCTGCCGATGGCGATGAACCCCTGCTCTCATCTCGTCAGATTCAGATCGGTGATCTGGTGCTGCGGGAGATCCGCATGCGCCTGCGTTTCCTGCTGGATGTGGGGCTCGATTACCTGAGCCTCGATCGCCCGGCGATGACCCTCTCCGGCGGAGAGGCCCAGCGGATTCGTCTCGCCACTCAGATCGGCGCCGGTCTCACCGGTGTGCTTTACGTGCTGGATGAACCGAGCATCGGTTTGCACCAGCGTGACAACGATCGCCTGTTGGCCACCTTGGAGCGTCTGCGTGATCTGGGGAACACCCTGGTGGTGGTGGAACACGACGAAGACACGATCCGTGCGGCGGATCATTTGGTGGATATCGGCCCTGGAGCTGGAGTGCATGGGGGCCACATCGTGGCGGAGGGTTCGTTGGACGATCTGCTCTCTGCGGAGCAGTCGCTCACGGGGGCGTATCTCAGTGGCCGCCGCAGCATTCCCACGCCAGCGGAGCGGCGCAACGCTGGTAGCCGAAGCCTCAAGCTGCTCGATTGCGCCCGCAACAACCTCAAAGGTCTGAGCGTGGAGTTCCCCCTTGGTCGTCTGGTGTCGGTCACCGGGGTGAGCGGCAGCGGTAAGAGCACCCTGGTCAATGAACTGCTGCACCCCGCCCTGGAGCACGGTCTCGGTCATAAGGTGCCGTTCCCGCAGGGTTTGGGAGAACTGCGCGGTCTTAAGTCGATCGACAAGGTGATCGTGATCGACCAGTCGCCGATCGGTCGCACGCCCCGCTCTAATCCGGCCACCTACACCGGTGCCTTCGATCCGATCCGTCAGGTGTTTGCGGCCACGGTGGAGGCGAAGGCCCGTGGCTATCAGGTCGGTCAGTTCAGTTTCAATGTCAAGGGTGGTCGCTGCGAGGCATGCCGCGGTCAGGGGGTGAACGTGATTGAGATGAATTTCCTCCCTGATGTGTATGTGCAATGTGATGTCTGCAAAGGGGCTCGCTTCAATCGCGAGACCCTGCAGGTCACCTACAAGGGCCACACCATTGCTGATGTGCTTGAGATGACCGTCGAGCAGGCGGCTGATGTCTTCTCAGCCATTCCCCAGGCGGCGGATCGGCTGCGCACCTTGGTGGATGTGGGTCTCGGCTACGTGAAGCTCGGTCAGCCGGCACCAACCCTCTCCGGCGGCGAAGCACAGCGGGTGAAGCTGGCCACCGAACTTTCACGCCGTGCCACCGGCAAAACGCTCTATTTGATCGATGAGCCCACGACCGGTCTGAGCTTCTACGACGTGCACAAGTTGATGGATGTGATGCAGCGACTGGTGGATAAGGGCAATTCGATCATCTGCATCGAACACAATCTCGATGTGATCCGTTGTTCCGACTGGATCATCGATCTGGGTCCAGAAGGGGGTGACAAGGGCGGGCAGATCGTCGCCTGCGGGACCCCTGAGGAGGTGGCCCAGCACCCCAGCAGTCACACCGGTCGTTATCTACGCAAGGTGCTCGAGCAACATCCCGCCCAAGAGATGGCCACTGCTGCATGA
- the recN gene encoding DNA repair protein RecN, whose protein sequence is MLTGLRLQNIALIDRLELDFERGFTVLTGETGAGKSILLDALDAVLGGLQGPAAQRLVPHDRERASIEARFSLQPTMLTWLEEQELPLDEEEELLISRDWRRQDDRLSSRFRLNGVAVNRQQVLSLRPMLIDLTVQGQTQQLARPGLQRQWLDQLGSIALEEPLGVVRRAWQQWRDQQRTLERAREDRERLEREREHHQALLEELETAALDDPNEIALLTAEQDRLVHGVRLQEGLAVLIGRLQDGADQAPSAVDHLLVCCHELQQMAQLDASLQGLGDRCLDLEAGLRDLIRDLETYGAALESDPARLSDLQERLALLKRLERRHGKDLAELCVLRDGLRESFEPGGAEAVVHALEQQEAAARQRRDEVNQQLTALRKGVAHQLEEDLLAYLRPMGLANVRFQVAVDPADPSESGADAIRFLFSANPGQPLAPLGEVASGGEMSRFLLALKTCLADVDGSSTLLFDEIDSGVSGRVSGAMADLLRRLSRHRQVFCVTHQPLVAAAADHHFRVSKAVDAGVTRSRVSHLRDTQAREQELAELAGGDLNEARAYAASLLEQRAA, encoded by the coding sequence GTGCTGACCGGGCTGCGCCTCCAGAACATCGCCCTGATCGACCGCCTGGAGCTCGATTTTGAGCGGGGCTTCACCGTGCTCACAGGAGAGACGGGAGCAGGTAAGTCAATCCTTTTGGATGCCCTCGATGCTGTGCTCGGTGGCCTGCAGGGTCCGGCGGCTCAGCGTTTGGTGCCCCACGACCGGGAGCGGGCCTCCATCGAAGCCCGTTTTTCTCTGCAGCCCACGATGCTCACCTGGTTGGAAGAGCAGGAGCTGCCTCTCGATGAGGAGGAGGAGCTCCTGATCAGTCGCGATTGGCGTCGGCAGGACGATCGCCTTAGCAGCCGCTTTCGCCTCAATGGCGTGGCCGTGAATCGTCAGCAGGTGCTCTCCCTTCGGCCGATGTTGATCGATCTCACGGTTCAGGGGCAGACCCAGCAGCTAGCTCGACCGGGATTGCAGCGCCAATGGCTCGACCAACTGGGTTCCATCGCCCTTGAGGAACCTTTGGGTGTGGTGCGTCGCGCCTGGCAGCAATGGCGCGATCAGCAGCGCACTCTCGAGAGAGCCCGCGAGGATCGTGAACGGCTCGAGCGGGAGCGGGAGCATCATCAGGCCCTGTTGGAGGAACTGGAGACTGCGGCTCTGGATGATCCCAATGAGATCGCCCTTCTCACTGCTGAACAGGATCGACTGGTCCATGGCGTGCGCCTCCAGGAGGGGCTTGCCGTTTTGATCGGGCGCCTTCAGGACGGTGCCGATCAGGCGCCCTCCGCTGTGGATCATCTGCTGGTCTGTTGCCATGAACTGCAACAGATGGCCCAGCTGGATGCCTCCCTCCAGGGTCTGGGTGACCGCTGTTTGGATCTGGAGGCGGGGTTGCGGGATCTCATCCGTGATCTGGAGACCTATGGAGCTGCCCTGGAGAGTGACCCCGCCCGGCTCAGTGATCTGCAGGAGCGCTTGGCTTTGCTCAAACGCCTGGAGCGGCGTCATGGCAAGGATCTTGCGGAGCTCTGCGTGCTGCGTGATGGATTGCGCGAGAGCTTCGAGCCCGGAGGAGCGGAAGCCGTTGTCCACGCCCTGGAGCAACAGGAAGCCGCGGCCCGTCAGCGTCGGGATGAGGTCAATCAACAGCTGACCGCCCTGCGCAAGGGAGTGGCCCATCAGCTGGAGGAGGACCTCTTGGCTTATCTGCGCCCCATGGGTCTGGCCAATGTTCGCTTTCAGGTGGCTGTCGATCCGGCCGACCCTTCCGAATCCGGGGCGGATGCGATTCGCTTTCTCTTTTCAGCCAACCCCGGCCAGCCCTTAGCGCCGCTTGGCGAGGTGGCTTCTGGTGGAGAGATGTCGCGCTTTCTGCTGGCTCTTAAGACCTGCCTGGCTGATGTCGATGGGTCCAGCACGCTGCTGTTTGACGAGATCGATTCCGGTGTGAGTGGCCGCGTCAGCGGTGCAATGGCGGATCTTTTGCGACGGTTGTCGCGTCACCGGCAGGTGTTCTGCGTGACGCATCAGCCATTGGTGGCCGCTGCTGCTGACCATCACTTCCGCGTCAGTAAAGCGGTGGATGCTGGTGTGACCCGCTCGCGAGTGTCCCACCTGCGGGACACTCAGGCCCGAGAGCAGGAATTGGCGGAGCTCGCCGGTGGTGATCTGAACGAAGCGCGTGCCTATGCGGCCAGCTTGCTGGAGCAACGAGCCGCCTGA
- a CDS encoding AarF/ABC1/UbiB kinase family protein gives MNQELGDFIEASGLMEYDPAAITRIYAGHPNRLLKRLWQTLVPIGLLLLGIGFDWLFQLLKSPERARQRAGECAELLVDLGPAFIKAGQALSTRPDIVPPVLLEELAQLQDQLPGFSSELAMACIEEDLGAPVDTIFATLEREPISAASLGQVHRGVLKGGQRVAVKVQRPGLREQITLDLYIVRNIAAWLNSNIGLIRSDLVALIDELGRRVFEEMDYLNEAQNAETFRDLHSHNPRIAVPRIYREATSRRVLTMEWIDGVKLTNLEAVRAMGIDPDDMVEVGVNCSLQQLLEHGFFHADPHPGNLLALQDGRLCYLDFGMMSEVSRESRTGLIQAVVHLVNRNFSKLSKDFVTLGFLAEDVNLEPIVPAFESVFSQALEMGVNRMDFKSVTDDMSGVMYRFPFRVPPYYALIIRSLVTLEGIALSVDPEFKILGAAYPYFARRLMEDPDPQLRQSLKEMLFDGDAFRWARLENLMASAASQAQLDLDTLLDQVLDFLFSPNGGMLRNQLVEAVVDRIDSFGWLAMRRIGRQLPRPLQPPALMMQSDWNDSDMLDLEPIRQLLSVLQQLPGFRPELLLSRLPRLLREPDARRMGFKVAKGLAERGVVRLVKVAAGVPA, from the coding sequence ATGAATCAGGAACTCGGAGATTTCATCGAGGCCTCAGGCCTGATGGAGTACGACCCTGCCGCGATCACCCGGATCTACGCGGGGCATCCCAACCGTCTGCTCAAACGCCTCTGGCAGACCCTGGTGCCGATCGGACTCCTGCTACTGGGCATCGGTTTCGACTGGCTCTTTCAACTGCTGAAGAGCCCGGAACGGGCCAGGCAACGGGCCGGGGAATGCGCCGAACTGCTCGTGGATCTGGGACCGGCCTTTATCAAGGCAGGGCAGGCTCTTTCCACCCGACCAGACATCGTTCCTCCGGTGCTTCTCGAGGAACTCGCCCAACTGCAGGACCAGCTCCCAGGATTCTCCAGCGAGCTGGCGATGGCCTGCATCGAAGAGGACCTGGGAGCACCGGTTGACACCATCTTCGCGACCCTTGAACGGGAGCCGATCTCCGCGGCCTCGCTCGGTCAGGTGCATCGGGGGGTGCTGAAGGGAGGACAGCGGGTGGCTGTGAAAGTGCAACGGCCAGGACTGCGGGAACAGATCACCCTCGACCTCTACATCGTCCGCAACATCGCTGCCTGGCTCAACAGCAACATCGGGCTGATCCGCAGCGATCTGGTGGCCCTGATCGATGAACTGGGCCGGAGAGTCTTCGAGGAGATGGACTACCTCAACGAAGCGCAAAACGCCGAGACCTTCCGCGATCTCCACAGCCACAACCCGCGCATCGCCGTACCGCGCATCTACAGGGAAGCCACCAGTCGCCGGGTGCTCACCATGGAGTGGATCGATGGGGTGAAGCTCACCAATCTCGAGGCTGTGCGGGCCATGGGAATCGATCCCGATGACATGGTCGAGGTGGGGGTCAACTGCAGCCTCCAGCAGCTACTGGAACATGGTTTTTTCCATGCCGATCCCCATCCGGGGAATCTGCTCGCTCTTCAAGACGGACGGCTCTGCTACCTCGATTTCGGAATGATGAGCGAGGTGAGCCGAGAGTCGCGAACGGGGTTGATCCAGGCCGTGGTGCATCTGGTGAACCGCAACTTCAGCAAGCTCTCCAAGGATTTCGTGACCCTGGGCTTTCTGGCGGAAGACGTGAATCTCGAACCGATCGTTCCAGCCTTCGAGAGCGTGTTCAGCCAGGCCTTGGAGATGGGAGTCAACCGGATGGACTTCAAGAGCGTCACCGATGACATGTCGGGAGTGATGTATCGCTTCCCCTTCCGGGTGCCGCCCTACTACGCCCTGATCATTCGCTCCCTGGTGACCCTGGAGGGAATCGCCCTAAGCGTCGATCCTGAGTTCAAGATCCTCGGTGCCGCCTACCCCTACTTCGCCCGTCGATTGATGGAGGACCCGGATCCGCAGCTGCGTCAGAGCCTCAAAGAAATGCTGTTTGACGGCGATGCGTTCCGTTGGGCACGCCTGGAGAATCTGATGGCCAGTGCCGCCAGTCAAGCCCAGCTGGATCTCGACACCCTGCTGGATCAGGTGCTCGATTTCCTGTTCTCCCCTAACGGCGGCATGCTGCGCAACCAACTGGTGGAGGCGGTGGTCGATCGCATCGACAGTTTTGGATGGCTAGCAATGCGTCGGATTGGCCGCCAGCTTCCCCGGCCCCTGCAACCACCAGCTCTGATGATGCAATCCGACTGGAACGACAGCGACATGCTGGATCTCGAACCGATCCGGCAACTGCTGAGCGTGCTCCAACAACTACCGGGATTCCGTCCGGAACTTCTGCTCAGTCGTTTACCCCGCTTGCTTCGAGAACCCGATGCACGCCGGATGGGTTTCAAGGTGGCCAAAGGGTTGGCCGAACGAGGAGTTGTCCGCCTTGTGAAGGTCGCCGCCGGAGTCCCTGCCTAA
- a CDS encoding alpha/beta hydrolase, whose amino-acid sequence MLRSTSDQSRRRAVLALTTGLGIGLSSLLAPAHAAKDVAFVSGAFRRSISVADLAYLADTGKPRGLLADILRLSRQDPEAVAKLLNQKLDLPLVLTSRLMSTRIGDVIIQRVAKIIYPLMVPAPSVSVPAIRAGVINGLQKGSGGLNAIKFLEAYPAEIMEVNIPALMAVIEKAESIAGLVKFFSESPLDGLKEAKP is encoded by the coding sequence ATGCTTCGTTCCACCTCCGACCAATCACGGCGACGCGCTGTACTCGCCCTAACGACAGGTCTGGGCATCGGTCTCAGCAGCCTGTTGGCACCCGCCCACGCCGCCAAGGATGTGGCCTTCGTCAGCGGTGCCTTTCGGCGTTCGATTTCGGTAGCGGATCTTGCATACCTGGCTGACACGGGCAAACCCCGCGGTCTGCTGGCCGACATCCTGCGCCTCAGCCGTCAGGACCCTGAGGCTGTCGCCAAGCTCCTGAACCAAAAGCTCGATCTGCCCCTCGTGCTCACCAGTCGACTGATGTCGACCCGGATCGGCGATGTGATCATCCAACGGGTGGCAAAAATCATCTATCCACTGATGGTGCCTGCCCCGTCCGTGAGCGTGCCGGCCATTCGCGCCGGAGTGATTAACGGACTGCAAAAAGGCAGTGGTGGATTGAATGCGATCAAGTTTCTGGAGGCCTACCCAGCCGAGATCATGGAGGTGAACATCCCTGCCCTGATGGCCGTGATCGAAAAGGCGGAATCGATCGCAGGACTGGTGAAATTCTTCTCCGAATCCCCCCTCGATGGACTCAAGGAAGCCAAGCCCTGA
- the thrC gene encoding threonine synthase — translation MQDWPGLIEAYRSWLPVSDATPVITLREGATPLIPVPSVSERIGRGVKVYVKYDGLNPTGSFKDRGMTMAISKAKEAGCEAVICASTGNTSAAAAAYARRAGMRAFVLIPDGYVAQGKLAQALVYGAEVLAIRGNFDRALDIVREVSDRYPVTLVNSVNPYRLQGQKTAAFEVIEALGDAPDWLCIPMGNAGNITAYWMGFQEYHQAGRSRRLPRMMGFQASGSAPLVNETTVEDPETIATAIRIGNPVNREKAISARQASNGAFLDVTDAEIVAAYKLLGGQEGVFCEPASAASVAGLLKRKDEVPSGATVVCVLTGNGLKDPDCAIQNNDASFHTDLDPDLGTVAKVMGF, via the coding sequence ATGCAGGACTGGCCAGGCCTGATCGAGGCCTACAGGAGCTGGCTCCCCGTCAGTGACGCTACGCCTGTCATCACCCTGAGGGAGGGAGCCACCCCCCTGATTCCCGTGCCTTCAGTCAGCGAGCGGATCGGCCGCGGCGTGAAGGTCTACGTGAAGTACGACGGTCTGAACCCAACGGGATCCTTCAAAGACCGGGGCATGACCATGGCGATCAGCAAAGCCAAGGAAGCAGGCTGCGAAGCAGTGATCTGCGCCAGCACCGGCAACACATCCGCTGCAGCTGCCGCCTACGCCCGCCGGGCCGGCATGCGGGCGTTTGTGCTGATTCCCGATGGCTACGTGGCCCAGGGAAAACTGGCTCAGGCCTTGGTCTACGGCGCCGAGGTTCTAGCAATCCGTGGAAACTTCGATCGCGCCCTCGACATCGTGCGTGAAGTTTCCGACCGCTATCCGGTCACCCTGGTGAATTCGGTGAATCCCTACAGGCTCCAAGGACAGAAGACAGCTGCCTTCGAAGTGATCGAAGCCCTGGGTGATGCTCCGGACTGGCTGTGTATTCCCATGGGTAATGCGGGCAATATCACCGCCTACTGGATGGGGTTCCAGGAGTACCACCAAGCTGGTCGCAGCCGCAGGCTGCCCCGAATGATGGGGTTCCAGGCCAGTGGATCCGCCCCACTCGTCAACGAGACCACGGTGGAAGATCCAGAAACGATTGCCACAGCGATCCGGATCGGTAATCCAGTGAACCGGGAGAAAGCGATCTCAGCCCGCCAGGCCAGCAATGGCGCCTTCCTCGACGTCACCGATGCCGAAATCGTGGCCGCCTACAAACTGCTGGGAGGGCAAGAAGGTGTGTTCTGCGAACCCGCCAGCGCCGCATCCGTCGCCGGTCTACTGAAGCGGAAGGATGAGGTGCCGAGCGGAGCCACTGTGGTGTGTGTGCTCACAGGCAATGGCCTCAAGGATCCCGATTGTGCGATCCAGAACAACGATGCCTCCTTCCACACGGATCTCGATCCAGACCTGGGCACGGTGGCCAAGGTCATGGGGTTCTGA
- the dnaN gene encoding DNA polymerase III subunit beta: protein MKLVCSQAELNAALQLVSRAVASRPTHPVLANVLLTADAGTGRLSLTGFDLNLGIQTSLAASVDSSGAVTLPARLLGEIVSRLSNESPVTLASDEAGEQVELTSLSGSYQMRGMPADEFPELPLVENGTALRLDSAALVRALRATLFASSGDEAKQLLTGVHLRFEGRHLEAASTDGHRLAVLAVPDALQEDQDELAVTLPARSLREVERLVAGWKGDDPVTLFYDRGQVVVLAADQMVTSRTLEGTYPNYRQLIPESFSRVLELDRRGFIAALERVAVLADQHNNVVRIASDPSSGLVQISADVQDVGSGSESLPAELSGEAVQIAFNVRYVLDGLKAMEGDRIRLRCNAPTTPAVLSAADDESSFTYLVMPVQIRN from the coding sequence ATGAAACTGGTCTGTTCCCAGGCTGAACTCAACGCCGCTCTGCAGCTGGTCAGTCGCGCTGTCGCGTCCCGCCCGACCCATCCGGTGTTGGCCAATGTGCTGCTCACGGCCGATGCCGGAACAGGTCGGCTGAGCCTCACCGGGTTTGATCTCAATCTCGGCATTCAGACGTCCCTGGCTGCCTCTGTTGACAGCAGTGGAGCCGTCACCCTGCCCGCCAGGCTCCTGGGGGAGATCGTTTCGCGGCTCTCGAATGAATCTCCAGTAACCCTGGCGTCGGATGAGGCGGGGGAACAGGTGGAGCTCACCAGCCTCAGCGGCAGCTATCAGATGCGTGGCATGCCCGCTGATGAATTCCCCGAGCTGCCGCTCGTTGAGAACGGCACAGCCCTGCGATTGGATTCGGCGGCCCTCGTGCGAGCCCTGCGGGCCACCCTCTTCGCCAGCAGCGGTGATGAAGCCAAGCAGCTGTTGACCGGCGTGCATCTCCGCTTTGAGGGGCGCCATCTTGAGGCTGCCTCCACGGATGGTCACCGACTGGCGGTGCTGGCGGTGCCCGATGCCCTTCAGGAGGATCAGGACGAGCTCGCGGTGACCTTGCCCGCCCGCTCCCTGCGGGAGGTCGAGCGCTTGGTGGCGGGTTGGAAGGGGGACGACCCTGTGACCCTTTTTTATGACCGGGGGCAGGTTGTGGTGCTTGCCGCAGATCAAATGGTGACCAGTCGCACCTTGGAGGGCACCTATCCCAACTATCGGCAGCTGATTCCCGAAAGCTTCAGCAGGGTGCTCGAACTGGATCGCCGAGGCTTCATCGCCGCTCTTGAACGGGTGGCTGTCCTGGCCGATCAGCACAACAACGTGGTGCGAATTGCCAGTGACCCCAGCTCCGGTCTCGTGCAGATCAGTGCAGATGTTCAGGATGTCGGCAGTGGTTCTGAGTCCTTGCCCGCCGAGTTGAGTGGTGAAGCTGTGCAGATCGCCTTCAACGTCCGTTATGTGCTGGATGGTTTGAAAGCCATGGAGGGTGATCGGATCCGTCTTCGTTGCAATGCCCCCACCACGCCGGCTGTCCTCTCGGCCGCCGATGATGAATCCAGCTTCACCTACCTGGTGATGCCTGTTCAGATCCGCAACTGA
- a CDS encoding RNA methyltransferase, which translates to MSRPDQILLSDLLRHRVRCDQGLDHGPGVMAWMHPPVHRLLGWVSRPSALRTTRAVWRLDQWRGLSEQEAFVKGPPAEADLATLERLPTLMEADLLDRHGERLGSIADLAVVPATGQILHYLVCRSDPRLPGSSRWRLSPDRIVDQQPGQVTTALRELDELPLARASVRQDFLRRSRHWREQLQQMGDRAGERLEGWLEEPPWEGSGGDFDAEVDDHDQERSQARWSDASSWEEEDWGETWADEQPVRPDSPSSRRRDDDPDPWI; encoded by the coding sequence TTGTCACGTCCCGATCAGATCCTGCTGAGCGATCTGCTGCGGCATCGGGTCCGTTGCGATCAGGGCCTCGATCACGGCCCCGGAGTGATGGCCTGGATGCATCCACCGGTGCATCGGTTGCTGGGTTGGGTCAGTCGTCCATCAGCGCTGCGCACCACTCGAGCGGTTTGGCGTCTTGATCAATGGCGCGGGCTCAGTGAGCAGGAGGCCTTTGTCAAAGGTCCCCCGGCAGAGGCTGACCTCGCCACGCTTGAGCGTCTTCCCACGTTGATGGAGGCTGATCTGCTCGATCGGCACGGAGAACGGCTGGGCAGCATTGCTGATTTGGCTGTCGTACCGGCCACCGGTCAGATCCTCCACTACCTCGTGTGCAGGAGTGATCCACGGTTGCCCGGCAGCAGTCGCTGGCGTCTGAGTCCCGATCGGATCGTGGATCAGCAGCCTGGTCAGGTCACCACGGCGCTCCGGGAACTGGATGAATTGCCCTTGGCCCGAGCCAGCGTTCGTCAGGATTTTCTGCGGCGCTCCCGCCACTGGCGCGAACAGCTGCAGCAGATGGGTGATCGCGCCGGTGAACGGCTCGAAGGTTGGTTGGAGGAGCCCCCCTGGGAGGGCTCTGGGGGCGACTTTGATGCGGAAGTGGACGACCACGACCAGGAGCGTTCTCAAGCTCGATGGTCTGATGCATCGTCTTGGGAGGAAGAGGATTGGGGGGAGACCTGGGCTGACGAACAACCGGTGCGTCCTGACTCCCCCTCATCACGACGGCGGGATGACGATCCCGATCCCTGGATCTGA